Proteins found in one Triticum aestivum cultivar Chinese Spring chromosome 4D, IWGSC CS RefSeq v2.1, whole genome shotgun sequence genomic segment:
- the LOC123096757 gene encoding glucan endo-1,3-beta-glucosidase-like isoform X1 encodes MPLLLLLMLLAAGAAGAESATPSLHIGVNYGANADNLPSPTSVAAFLATKTTIDRVKLFDANPTFISAFAGTPVSLAVSLPNSALPALADKATGLDAARSWIRANLSPYVPATNVTLLLAGNEILLSTDTNLILSLLPAMRRLAQALKAEGLTGVRVTTPHYLGILAPSDGIPSNASFRAGYNTKLFPAMLQFHRDTGSPFMVNPYPYFSYRPETLNYALFRPNSGIYDPATKLNYTSMLDAQMDAIYTAMKKLGYGDVDIAVGEAGWPTQAEPGQIGVGVQEARDFNEGMIRVCSSGKGTPLMPNRTFETYLFSLFDENQKPGPIAERHFGLFNPDFTPVYDLGLLRDGASVAPNPSPSPSPNPSPKPSPSGGGKWCVAKDGANGTDLQNNINYACGFVDCKPIQGGGACFSPNSLQSHASYVMNAYYQANGHTDLACDFKGTGVVTSSDPSYGGCKYVS; translated from the exons atgccgctcctcctcctcctcatgctgCTCGCCGCCGGCGCGGCGGGGGCAGAGTCGGCGACCCCCTCGCTCCACATCGGCGTCAACTACGGCGCCAACGCCGACAACCTCCCCTCCCCGACCTCCGTCGCCGCCTTCCTCGCCACCAAGACCACCATCGACCGCGTCAAGCTCTTCGACGCCAACCCGACCTTCATCTCCGCCTTCGCCGGCACGCCCGTCTCCCTCGCCGTC TCCCTCCCCAACTCCGCCCTCCCCGCCCTCGCCGACAAGGCCACCGGCCTCGACGCCGCGCGGTCCTGGATCCGCGCCAACCTCTCCCCCTACGTCCCCGCCACCAACGtcaccctcctcctcgccggcaacGAGATCCTCCTCTCCACCGACACCAacctcatcctctccctcctccccgccATGCGCCGCCTCGCGCAGGCCCTcaaggccgagggcctcaccggcgTCCGCGTCACCACCCCGCACTACCTCGGCATCCTCGCCCCTTCCGACGGCATCCCCTCCAACGCCTCCTTCCGGGCGGGTTACAACACCAAGCTATTCCCGGCCATGCTGCAGTTCCACCGCGACACCGGGTCGCCCTTCATGGTGAACCCTTACCCCTACTTCAGCTACCGGCCGGAGACGCTCAACTACGCGCTCTTCCGCCCCAACAGCGGCATCTACGACCCGGCAACGAAGCTCAACTACACCAGCATGCTGGACGCCCAGATGGACGCAATCTACACCGCCATGAAGAAGCTCGGGTACGGAGACGTCGACATCGCCGTCGGGGAGGCCGGGTGGCCCACCCAGGCGGAGCCCGGGCAGATTGGCGTCGGGGTGCAGGAGGCCAGGGACTTCAACGAGGGCATGATTCGGGTGTGCAGCAGCGGCAAGGGCACGCCGCTCATGCCCAACAGGACGTTCGAGACCTACCTCTTCTCCCTCTTCGACGAGAACCAGAAACCAGGGCCGATCGCCGAAAGGCACTTTGGCCTCTTCAACCCGGACTTCACGCCCGTCTACGACCTCGGACTCCTCCGGGACGGCGCG TCTGTAGCTCCAAACCCTTCGCCAAGCCCATCGCCCAATCCGAGCCCCAAGCCCTCGCCGTCCGGAGGCGGGAAGTGGTGCGTCGCCAAGGACGGCGCCAACGGGACGGACCTGCAGAACAACATCAACTACGCCTGCGGCTTCGTAGACTGCAAGCCCATACAGGGCGGCGGCGCGTGCTTCAGCCCCAACAGCCTGCAGTCTCATGCCTCGTACGTGATGAACGCCTACTACCAGGCCAACGGCCACACCGACTTGGCGTGCGACTTCAAGGGCACCGGCGTCGTCACCTCCAGTGACCCCA GTTACGGGGGTTGCAAATACGTCTCCTGA
- the LOC123096757 gene encoding glucan endo-1,3-beta-glucosidase-like isoform X2, which produces MPLLLLLMLLAAGAAGAESATPSLHIGVNYGANADNLPSPTSVAAFLATKTTIDRVKLFDANPTFISAFAGTPVSLAVSLPNSALPALADKATGLDAARSWIRANLSPYVPATNVTLLLAGNEILLSTDTTLILSLLPAMRRLAQALKAEGLTGVRVTTPHYLGILAPSDGIPSNASFRAGYNTKLFPAMLQFHRDTGSPFMVNPYPYFSYRPETLNYALFRPNSGIYDPATKLNYTSMLDAQMDAIYTAMKKLGYGDVDIAVGEAGWPTQAEPGQIGVGVQEARDFNEGMIRVCSSGKGTPLMPNRTFETYLFSLFDENQKPGPIAERHFGLFNPDFTPVYDLGLLRDGASVAPNPSPSPSPNPSPKPSPSGGGKWCVAKDGANGTDLQNNINYACGFVDCKPIQGGGACFSPNSLQSHASYVMNAYYQANGHTDLACDFKGTGVVTSSDPSYGGCKYVS; this is translated from the exons atgccgctcctcctcctcctcatgctgCTCGCCGCCGGCGCGGCGGGGGCAGAGTCGGCGACCCCCTCGCTCCACATCGGCGTCAACTACGGCGCCAACGCCGACAACCTCCCCTCCCCGACCTCCGTCGCCGCCTTCCTCGCCACCAAGACCACCATCGACCGCGTCAAGCTCTTCGACGCCAACCCGACCTTCATCTCCGCCTTCGCCGGCACGCCCGTCTCCCTCGCCGTCTCCCTCCCCAACTCCGCCCTCCCCGCCCTCGCCGACAAGGCCACCGGCCTCGACGCCGCGCGGTCCTGGATCCGCGCCAACCTCTCCCCCTACGTCCCCGCCACCAACGtcaccctcctcctcgccggcaacGAGATCCTCCTCTCCACCGACACCAccctcatcctctccctcctccccgccATGCGCCGCCTCGCGCAGGCCCTcaaggccgagggcctcaccggcgTCCGCGTCACCACCCCGCACTACCTCGGCATCCTCGCCCCTTCCGACGGCATCCCCTCCAACGCCTCCTTCCGGGCGGGTTACAACAC CAAGCTATTCCCGGCCATGCTGCAGTTCCACCGCGACACCGGGTCGCCCTTCATGGTGAACCCTTACCCCTACTTCAGCTACCGGCCGGAGACGCTCAACTACGCGCTCTTCCGCCCCAACAGCGGCATCTACGACCCGGCAACGAAGCTCAACTACACCAGCATGCTGGACGCCCAGATGGACGCAATCTACACCGCCATGAAGAAGCTCGGGTACGGAGACGTCGACATCGCCGTCGGGGAGGCCGGGTGGCCCACCCAGGCGGAGCCCGGGCAGATTGGCGTCGGGGTGCAGGAGGCCAGGGACTTCAACGAGGGCATGATTCGGGTGTGCAGCAGCGGCAAGGGCACGCCGCTCATGCCCAACAGGACGTTCGAGACCTACCTCTTCTCCCTCTTCGACGAGAACCAGAAACCAGGGCCGATCGCCGAAAGGCACTTTGGCCTCTTCAACCCGGACTTCACGCCCGTCTACGACCTCGGACTCCTCCGGGACGGCGCG TCTGTAGCTCCAAACCCTTCGCCAAGCCCATCGCCCAATCCGAGCCCCAAGCCCTCGCCGTCCGGAGGCGGGAAGTGGTGCGTCGCCAAGGACGGCGCCAACGGGACGGACCTGCAGAACAACATCAACTACGCCTGCGGCTTCGTAGACTGCAAGCCCATACAGGGCGGCGGCGCGTGCTTCAGCCCCAACAGCCTGCAGTCTCATGCCTCGTACGTGATGAACGCCTACTACCAGGCCAACGGCCACACCGACTTGGCGTGCGACTTCAAGGGCACCGGCGTCGTCACCTCCAGTGACCCCA GTTACGGGGGTTGCAAATACGTCTCCTGA